A single Longimicrobium sp. DNA region contains:
- a CDS encoding gamma-glutamyl-gamma-aminobutyrate hydrolase family protein, with the protein MEDTDLLLNPERPLIAVTTSLAPVGAHGLPGVKLNAQYIASVEGPGGATLLLTPAHDLASVEQIVGVAHGLMLTGGEDVDPARYGQSPHPTVTSVNPARDAVELAALAAAVRRGIPVLGICRGMQVLNVGLGGTLIQDIPSQRTGGLLHEQSAPVDKEWHHATVEEGSGLAAIFGTRALFINSFHHQAVDALGEGLRASAWAEDGVVEGVEGTGDTWICGVQWHPERGEAEAPQDQRDPNRRLFWAFVQAAREFAAGAARPVGAAAG; encoded by the coding sequence GTGGAAGACACAGATCTGTTGCTGAACCCGGAACGTCCGCTGATCGCCGTAACCACCTCGCTCGCGCCCGTGGGGGCGCACGGGCTGCCGGGGGTGAAGCTGAACGCGCAGTACATCGCATCGGTGGAGGGGCCCGGGGGCGCCACCCTGCTGCTGACCCCGGCGCACGACCTGGCCTCGGTGGAGCAGATCGTGGGAGTGGCGCACGGGCTGATGCTCACCGGCGGCGAGGACGTGGACCCGGCGCGCTACGGCCAGTCGCCGCACCCCACCGTCACCTCCGTGAACCCGGCGCGCGACGCGGTGGAGCTGGCGGCGCTGGCGGCGGCGGTGCGGCGCGGCATTCCGGTGCTCGGCATCTGCCGCGGGATGCAGGTGCTGAACGTGGGGCTCGGCGGCACGCTGATCCAGGACATCCCCTCGCAGCGCACCGGCGGCCTCCTCCACGAGCAGTCCGCGCCGGTGGACAAGGAGTGGCACCACGCCACCGTCGAAGAGGGGAGCGGGCTGGCCGCGATCTTTGGCACGCGCGCCCTCTTCATCAACTCCTTCCACCACCAGGCCGTGGACGCGCTGGGCGAGGGCCTGCGCGCATCCGCCTGGGCCGAGGACGGCGTGGTGGAGGGCGTGGAGGGGACCGGCGACACGTGGATCTGCGGCGTCCAGTGGCACCCCGAGCGCGGCGAGGCCGAGGCCCCGCAGGACCAGCGCGATCCCAACCGGCGGCTGTTCTGGGCGTTCGTCCAGGCCGCCCGCGAATTCGCCGCCGGGGCGGCGCGACCGGTGGGTGCGGCGGCGGGGTGA